In Nocardioides sp. JQ2195, a genomic segment contains:
- a CDS encoding DEAD/DEAH box helicase, with protein sequence MKTLTLTDEQEEAVAAILDWYADPDGKRVFKLHGYAGTGKTTVLKEVVRRLREARGDDLRLHFAAPTNKAAQVMRSKGLTGATTLHSPGLIWQHRKSKRTGASYFHPLAKGAAGLDNIDLLILDECSMVSKEWAARVLYHPDSGDLFNDLATGGGRRENLRVLAVGDPAQLWPVKAAEPSPWATEGNHTARLETIHRSAEGSRVLQAAQAVRGPDGRDFGVMWEIAGVGSRPGIEALLRADQVIAYQNETRWHIINLLRQAKGMPAGEPDKGDRLVMLENSAFGVKGDQFEVAWATRATMPASNKGGWPEFDYFEIGFSDGRSTRVPASMFSGCAAEKKGIWDYRGAGVDALTFADAITCHKAQGSEWDSVLVVDEGWLSHQSRGWHYTALTRARQYAGIVSAEHLPSAWTLDEARAIRSKWWEEIEHDREVSPTVAYTAQAIVEAIEDSDSIRASVDAEAIGQKVGSTAGTVNNHMTKLRKVGYLSGKGPLTMLHFPEGTKRPGVVAQMYERMVRQAS encoded by the coding sequence ATGAAGACACTGACCCTCACCGATGAGCAGGAAGAGGCCGTCGCGGCGATCCTGGACTGGTACGCCGACCCGGACGGCAAGCGCGTGTTCAAGCTCCACGGCTACGCCGGAACCGGCAAGACGACGGTCTTGAAGGAGGTCGTGCGACGGCTCCGAGAGGCCCGTGGTGACGACCTGCGGCTGCACTTCGCTGCACCGACCAACAAGGCCGCTCAGGTGATGCGGAGCAAGGGGCTGACTGGCGCGACGACGCTGCACAGTCCCGGTCTCATCTGGCAGCACCGCAAGAGCAAGCGGACCGGAGCGTCGTACTTCCACCCGCTCGCGAAGGGGGCGGCAGGGCTCGACAACATCGACCTGCTGATCCTGGACGAATGTTCGATGGTGTCGAAGGAGTGGGCCGCTCGGGTGCTGTACCACCCTGACTCGGGGGACCTGTTCAACGACCTCGCGACAGGTGGAGGTAGGCGGGAGAACCTGCGGGTGCTCGCTGTCGGTGACCCGGCTCAGTTGTGGCCGGTGAAGGCTGCGGAGCCGAGCCCGTGGGCGACCGAGGGTAACCACACCGCTCGCCTGGAGACGATCCACCGGAGCGCCGAAGGCTCGCGAGTCCTGCAAGCCGCTCAGGCCGTCCGAGGCCCTGACGGGCGTGACTTCGGTGTTATGTGGGAGATCGCTGGCGTCGGCTCGCGACCGGGCATCGAGGCGCTGCTCCGAGCCGATCAGGTCATCGCCTACCAGAACGAGACCCGGTGGCACATCATCAACCTGCTCCGTCAGGCGAAGGGGATGCCTGCGGGTGAGCCTGACAAGGGCGACCGGCTGGTGATGCTGGAGAACAGTGCCTTCGGCGTGAAGGGTGACCAGTTCGAGGTCGCGTGGGCGACGAGGGCGACGATGCCTGCCAGCAACAAGGGCGGGTGGCCCGAGTTCGACTACTTCGAGATCGGCTTCTCGGACGGTCGCTCTACCCGAGTGCCCGCGAGCATGTTCTCCGGGTGCGCTGCTGAGAAGAAGGGCATCTGGGACTACCGGGGAGCCGGTGTCGATGCGCTGACGTTCGCTGACGCCATCACGTGCCACAAGGCTCAGGGTTCCGAGTGGGACTCGGTGCTCGTGGTCGATGAGGGCTGGCTCTCGCACCAGTCGCGAGGCTGGCACTACACGGCGCTGACTCGGGCGCGGCAGTACGCCGGGATCGTGAGTGCTGAGCACCTGCCGAGCGCCTGGACGCTGGACGAGGCTCGGGCGATCCGTAGCAAGTGGTGGGAGGAGATCGAGCACGACCGGGAGGTCTCTCCGACCGTCGCCTACACGGCTCAGGCGATCGTGGAGGCGATCGAGGACAGCGACTCGATCCGAGCGTCGGTGGATGCCGAGGCGATCGGCCAGAAGGTCGGATCTACTGCCGGGACGGTCAACAACCACATGACCAAGCTCCGCAAGGTCGGCTACCTGTCGGGCAAGGGTCCGCTGACGATGCTGCACTTCCCTGAAGGCACCAAGAGGCCCGGAGTCGTGGCCCAGATGTACGAGCGCATGGTCAGGCAGGCAAGTTGA
- a CDS encoding thioredoxin family protein, with protein sequence MRVELMYFDGCPNWTVANERLTEALRAANHNGVTVEHRRVETVEEAEELGFLGSPTIRIDGTDPFASGTEQVGLACRVYATPSGLSGSPTTDQLVQVLS encoded by the coding sequence GTGCGAGTTGAGCTCATGTACTTCGACGGTTGCCCGAACTGGACCGTCGCCAACGAGCGCCTGACCGAGGCGCTGCGTGCCGCCAACCACAACGGCGTCACCGTGGAGCATCGCCGGGTTGAGACAGTCGAGGAGGCCGAGGAGTTGGGGTTCCTCGGGTCTCCGACCATCCGTATCGACGGCACCGACCCGTTCGCTTCGGGCACGGAGCAGGTGGGACTGGCCTGCCGGGTCTACGCCACTCCGAGCGGGCTCAGCGGCTCCCCAACCACCGACCAGTTGGTCCAGGTGCTGTCGTGA
- a CDS encoding antirestriction protein ArdA, giving the protein MTTTTTDTTPRVWIGCLACYNAGRLIGEWFPATDAGDVTTYDVHGAHSRADSHDELWVMDHEYLPITGECSPAEAAAWAELLDSVDEWQRDAFRAWVTAGDYSHDGDGLPSVSDFEDAYCGEWETFQQYAEELAEDTGLLAGVPDEFVGYFDWQAWARDLAYDYNTADAPSHGVYVFRTF; this is encoded by the coding sequence ATGACCACCACGACCACCGACACCACTCCCCGCGTGTGGATCGGCTGCCTTGCCTGCTACAACGCCGGGCGACTAATCGGGGAATGGTTCCCCGCTACTGACGCTGGCGACGTGACCACCTACGACGTTCACGGCGCACACTCCCGCGCTGACTCTCACGATGAGTTGTGGGTGATGGATCACGAGTACCTGCCCATCACTGGCGAGTGCTCACCCGCTGAGGCTGCGGCTTGGGCGGAACTGCTGGACTCGGTAGACGAGTGGCAGCGCGATGCCTTCCGCGCATGGGTGACCGCTGGCGACTATTCCCACGATGGCGACGGGCTGCCGTCCGTGTCCGACTTCGAAGACGCCTACTGCGGAGAGTGGGAAACCTTCCAGCAGTACGCCGAAGAACTGGCCGAAGACACCGGACTTCTGGCCGGTGTGCCTGATGAGTTCGTGGGCTACTTCGACTGGCAGGCCTGGGCGCGAGATCTCGCGTACGACTACAACACCGCTGACGCCCCGAGTCACGGCGTCTACGTGTTCCGCACCTTCTGA
- a CDS encoding site-specific integrase, with protein sequence MTASGKTEAAARRALLAKVNEVRDEHRGGDGVLRHDTRLTVAADVWLDAKAREDLSRNTMRDYTGYVDRSIKVGALEALTVMQANDVARIETWLTGIADDRGATAAKQSRKVLSGILGLAERRGAIPSSVMHRVKTPGSKPGSTGDRKCHDTDCDLDCGKRHLDTRRAFTQDEAAAVLDAANSAKADVGDLAAFLFGTGVRISEALHCVSWDDVALDEQTVHVRGTKTAQADRVLAIGDDLTERLRERAGLHGTTGLVFGVTYFTSKLGEPRDRNNVSKALRRVFAAAGVPWAGTHTFRRTVASWLDEAGAPLAEIANQLGHADTNVTAKYLGRKVAPTRAASVMALPMTAKRPSLKVISRE encoded by the coding sequence GTGACGGCCAGCGGCAAGACCGAGGCGGCTGCGCGTCGTGCGTTGCTGGCGAAGGTCAACGAGGTCCGTGACGAGCATCGGGGCGGGGACGGAGTTCTCCGACACGACACACGGCTCACTGTCGCGGCTGACGTGTGGCTCGATGCCAAGGCACGTGAAGACCTGTCTCGAAACACGATGCGCGACTACACGGGCTACGTGGATCGCTCGATCAAGGTTGGTGCCCTCGAAGCCCTCACTGTGATGCAGGCGAACGACGTTGCCCGGATCGAGACATGGCTGACTGGCATCGCTGACGACCGTGGTGCGACCGCTGCCAAGCAGAGCCGCAAAGTTCTCTCGGGCATCCTCGGCCTTGCTGAGCGACGAGGGGCGATCCCGTCCAGCGTCATGCACCGGGTCAAGACTCCGGGCTCGAAGCCGGGGAGCACCGGAGATCGCAAGTGCCACGACACGGACTGCGATCTGGACTGCGGCAAACGGCATCTGGATACACGGCGCGCTTTCACCCAGGACGAGGCCGCTGCGGTGCTCGACGCCGCCAATAGCGCCAAGGCCGACGTGGGAGACCTCGCCGCGTTCCTGTTCGGCACGGGAGTTCGGATCAGCGAGGCTCTGCACTGCGTCTCGTGGGATGACGTTGCCCTGGACGAACAGACTGTCCATGTGCGCGGAACCAAGACGGCGCAAGCGGATCGGGTGCTCGCCATCGGTGACGACCTCACGGAGCGGCTTCGGGAGCGTGCAGGTCTGCACGGCACTACGGGGCTTGTTTTCGGGGTCACCTACTTCACGAGCAAGCTCGGGGAGCCCCGAGACCGGAACAACGTGAGCAAGGCTCTGCGACGAGTGTTCGCCGCTGCGGGAGTCCCGTGGGCCGGCACGCACACGTTCCGCCGAACCGTCGCATCGTGGCTCGATGAGGCTGGCGCTCCGCTGGCCGAGATCGCCAACCAACTCGGTCACGCTGACACCAACGTCACGGCCAAGTACCTCGGCAGGAAGGTCGCACCCACGCGGGCAGCGTCCGTGATGGCACTGCCGATGACGGCGAAGCGGCCGAGCCTCAAAGTCATTAGTCGTGAATAA
- a CDS encoding UPF0182 family protein, which produces MSNMFDDEGGAPEVEEPRKSSWARRLWITAAVVIALVVAFTGYTAIWTEKLWFESTGYGGVFSTLVRTRIGLFLIFGLLMTLVVALNLGLAYRYRPIFRPASPEQVSLDRYREAVRPIRYLLLAGVSLAIGAFAGATASGKWREYMLWRNGSDFGKSDPYFGKDIGFYVFDLPWLHFLVDFTMSVMIVSLLAAAIVHYLYGGIRLQSSQDRFSGAAAAQLSVLLGFFVLVKGLDYYLDRFDLLNESGSLVTGMNYTDDHAVLPAKNILMFIALICAILFFANVIRRTWLLPSVGLGLLALSSILLGLLWPGIVQQFQVEPSQADKEAPYIKKNIDATREAYDIGDAVITPYAGKSTLTKEQQELATKTIPGIRLVDPQIVRATFEQTQQVTNYYSVADVLDVDRYTIDGQERDLVVGVRELNQDGMPDDSKNWSNLHTVYTHGYGVIAAYGNQRGADNETQTTGDAPEWAEESIPPTGVLSDLTPDGYRGQIYFGEQSPEYSIVGKASDDAKDVELDLPGSEKSRNTYTGKAGVEVGSAFRQVLYSWKFGEPNIALSGRVNENSKILYDRNPRQMVEKVAPWLTVDSDPFPAVVDGKVVWLLDGYTTTDQYPLSERGSYQDMTSDALDTGNEFRTLPTDEINYMRNAVKAVVDAYDGTVTLYAWDEDDPLLKAWRKAFPSTVKDKDEIPAELLEHMRYPEDMFKVQRYQLASYHVTDAKNFYEGNARWQVPEDPSKSGTLQPPYRLSINTPNGGDEPVFSLTSVYVPNKKNNLSAFVSVDADASKADYGTLRVLTLPGNTQIDGPGQIAGNFGADEDVQRVIQSLSKNVNVRLVYGNLLTLPVGEGLLYVQPLYSIRSGNSTANYPVLSFVLVSFGDKQGVGKTIAEAVANVLEVNGREIDKGAGGGKGDKGDQPVGTLSQQVLDLLEQADGKFKEAQAALKDGDLAAYQKATKRAEALVGRALVAANQAAEDSSQKAEEPARDEGD; this is translated from the coding sequence ATGAGCAACATGTTCGACGACGAGGGCGGCGCTCCCGAGGTCGAGGAGCCCCGGAAGTCGTCATGGGCCCGGCGGTTGTGGATCACGGCGGCGGTGGTGATCGCCCTTGTCGTGGCCTTCACGGGCTACACCGCCATCTGGACCGAGAAGCTCTGGTTCGAGTCGACCGGCTACGGCGGCGTCTTCTCGACGCTGGTGCGCACCCGCATCGGGCTGTTCCTGATCTTCGGGCTGCTGATGACGCTGGTGGTGGCACTCAACCTCGGGCTGGCCTACCGCTACCGGCCCATCTTCCGTCCGGCCTCACCGGAGCAGGTCAGCCTCGATCGCTACCGCGAGGCGGTCCGCCCGATCCGGTACCTGCTGCTGGCCGGTGTCTCGTTGGCCATCGGCGCCTTCGCCGGCGCCACGGCATCGGGGAAGTGGCGCGAATACATGCTGTGGCGCAACGGCAGCGACTTCGGCAAGTCGGATCCCTACTTCGGCAAGGACATCGGGTTCTACGTCTTCGACCTCCCGTGGTTGCACTTCCTGGTCGACTTCACCATGTCCGTGATGATCGTGTCGCTGCTCGCCGCAGCGATCGTGCACTATCTCTACGGCGGCATCCGTCTGCAGTCCTCCCAGGACCGCTTCTCCGGGGCCGCGGCCGCCCAGCTGTCCGTGCTCCTCGGCTTCTTCGTCCTGGTCAAGGGCCTCGACTACTACCTGGACCGCTTCGACCTGCTCAACGAGTCCGGGTCACTGGTCACCGGGATGAACTACACCGACGACCACGCCGTGCTGCCGGCCAAGAACATCTTGATGTTCATCGCGCTGATCTGCGCGATCCTCTTCTTCGCCAACGTCATCCGCCGGACCTGGCTGTTGCCCTCGGTGGGCCTGGGCCTGCTGGCGCTGTCGTCGATCCTGCTCGGCCTGCTGTGGCCCGGCATCGTGCAGCAGTTCCAGGTCGAGCCGTCGCAGGCCGACAAGGAGGCGCCGTACATCAAGAAGAACATCGACGCCACGCGCGAGGCCTATGACATCGGCGACGCGGTGATCACGCCGTACGCCGGCAAGAGCACGTTGACCAAGGAGCAGCAGGAGCTGGCCACCAAGACGATCCCGGGCATCCGCCTGGTCGACCCGCAGATCGTCCGGGCCACGTTCGAGCAGACCCAGCAGGTGACCAACTACTACAGCGTGGCCGACGTCCTCGACGTCGACCGCTACACGATCGACGGGCAGGAGCGCGACCTCGTCGTCGGCGTCCGGGAGCTCAACCAGGACGGCATGCCCGACGACAGCAAGAACTGGTCGAACCTGCACACCGTCTACACCCACGGCTACGGAGTGATCGCGGCCTACGGCAACCAGCGCGGTGCCGACAACGAGACGCAGACGACGGGCGATGCCCCGGAGTGGGCCGAGGAGAGCATCCCGCCCACCGGTGTGCTGAGCGACCTGACCCCGGACGGTTACCGGGGACAGATCTACTTCGGCGAGCAGAGCCCGGAGTACTCGATCGTCGGCAAGGCCTCGGACGACGCCAAGGACGTCGAGCTCGACCTGCCGGGCTCGGAGAAGAGCCGCAACACCTACACCGGCAAGGCAGGGGTCGAGGTCGGTAGTGCCTTCCGCCAGGTGCTCTACTCCTGGAAGTTCGGCGAGCCCAACATCGCCCTCTCGGGCCGGGTGAACGAGAACTCGAAGATCCTCTACGACCGGAACCCGCGGCAGATGGTCGAGAAGGTCGCCCCGTGGCTGACCGTCGACTCCGACCCGTTCCCGGCCGTGGTGGACGGCAAGGTGGTCTGGCTGCTCGACGGCTACACGACCACGGACCAGTACCCCCTCTCGGAGCGTGGCTCCTACCAGGACATGACCAGCGACGCCCTCGACACCGGCAACGAGTTCCGTACGCTGCCGACCGACGAGATCAACTACATGCGCAACGCGGTCAAGGCCGTCGTCGATGCGTACGACGGCACCGTCACGCTCTACGCGTGGGACGAGGACGACCCGTTGCTGAAGGCCTGGCGCAAGGCCTTCCCGAGCACGGTCAAGGACAAGGACGAGATCCCCGCCGAGCTGCTCGAGCACATGCGCTACCCCGAGGACATGTTCAAGGTGCAGCGCTACCAGCTGGCGTCCTACCACGTCACCGACGCGAAGAACTTCTACGAGGGCAACGCCCGCTGGCAGGTGCCGGAGGATCCGAGCAAGAGCGGGACCCTGCAGCCGCCGTACCGGCTCTCGATCAACACGCCCAACGGTGGTGACGAGCCCGTGTTCAGCCTGACCTCGGTCTATGTCCCGAACAAGAAGAACAACCTCTCCGCGTTCGTCTCCGTCGATGCGGACGCCTCCAAGGCCGACTACGGAACCCTGCGCGTGCTGACCCTGCCCGGGAACACCCAGATCGACGGGCCGGGTCAGATCGCCGGCAACTTCGGCGCCGACGAGGATGTCCAACGGGTCATCCAGTCGCTGTCGAAGAACGTCAACGTCCGCCTGGTCTACGGCAACCTGCTGACCCTGCCCGTGGGGGAGGGGTTGCTCTACGTGCAGCCGCTCTACTCCATCCGCAGCGGGAACAGCACCGCCAACTACCCGGTGCTCTCGTTCGTGCTGGTCTCGTTCGGCGACAAGCAGGGAGTCGGCAAGACCATCGCCGAGGCTGTCGCGAACGTGCTCGAGGTCAACGGGCGCGAGATCGACAAGGGTGCCGGCGGCGGCAAGGGCGACAAGGGTGACCAGCCCGTGGGGACGCTCTCGCAACAGGTGCTGGACCTGCTGGAGCAGGCCGATGGCAAGTTCAAGGAGGCCCAGGCGGCGCTCAAGGACGGCGACCTGGCGGCCTACCAGAAGGCCACCAAGCGAGCCGAGGCCCTCGTCGGCCGGGCCCTGGTCGCCGCCAACCAAGCCGCCGAGGACTCGTCGCAGAAGGCCGAGGAACCGGCGCGGGACGAAGGGGACTGA
- a CDS encoding PPA1309 family protein: MSDSELPAPAPTDLPDPALAQAVLEIESHAAQDGWDQKSRLYALADTASLVAREPALAAAMGLDESSAEGSFTPIEQELDASVPFETVLASIVWPDAVTGCAAVVERLVLPPSADGQIPEEPDAAHAFAQEHPDRQEVRIVAGVIRDGSTYCALRLRAHDDEQSVVGGNDLVPELVELLRATLEGDEEGNR; the protein is encoded by the coding sequence GTGTCCGACAGCGAGTTGCCCGCCCCGGCACCGACCGACCTGCCTGACCCCGCGCTGGCCCAGGCCGTGCTCGAGATCGAGTCGCACGCGGCCCAGGACGGCTGGGACCAGAAGTCCAGGCTCTACGCGCTCGCGGACACCGCCTCCCTGGTGGCCCGGGAACCCGCCCTGGCCGCGGCCATGGGCCTCGACGAGTCGAGCGCCGAGGGATCCTTCACCCCGATCGAGCAGGAGCTCGACGCCAGTGTGCCCTTCGAGACGGTCCTGGCCTCCATCGTCTGGCCCGACGCTGTCACGGGCTGCGCAGCCGTGGTCGAGCGCCTGGTGCTCCCGCCGAGCGCCGACGGACAGATCCCTGAGGAACCGGACGCCGCGCACGCCTTCGCCCAGGAACACCCCGACCGACAGGAAGTGCGCATCGTGGCGGGAGTGATCCGCGACGGGTCGACGTACTGCGCGCTGCGGCTGCGGGCACACGACGACGAACAGTCCGTCGTGGGCGGCAATGACTTGGTCCCCGAGCTCGTGGAGCTGCTCCGGGCAACGCTCGAGGGCGACGAGGAAGGCAACAGATGA
- a CDS encoding PDZ domain-containing protein, producing MTRRTVAIAISVPLLVALWACAILRPVPYVTFQPGVTVDMLSRVDGHERIQITGHKAYYDTGELRMTTVSVTRAGSSVSIFAALQAWFDEDDAVQPYSAVYEESETEESNEKESSLQMVTSQDASEVAALRSLGYDVPLRPRVIEVEKDMPATGKLRKGDWILAINDTRITDAQQVVDLIGASEPGRDISVRVRRGEKRKTFQIAPRMVDKQVRLGFSQGVQYDFPFDIDILIDPEIGGPSAGMMFALAIVDTLTPGSMTNGQHIAGTGTIDDKGNVGPIGGIQQKIPAVRDAGAKLFLVPADNCAEALGADNGDVRLVRVTTLKDAIASVEAWSEDPGADLPSCEKE from the coding sequence ATGACACGGCGTACCGTCGCGATCGCGATCTCGGTCCCGCTCCTGGTCGCGCTCTGGGCATGCGCGATCCTGCGCCCGGTGCCCTACGTGACCTTCCAGCCCGGCGTCACGGTCGACATGCTCTCCCGCGTCGACGGCCACGAGCGGATCCAGATCACGGGGCACAAGGCCTACTACGACACCGGCGAGCTCCGGATGACCACCGTCTCCGTGACCCGTGCCGGCAGTTCGGTGAGCATCTTCGCGGCGCTCCAGGCGTGGTTCGACGAGGACGACGCGGTCCAGCCGTACTCCGCGGTCTACGAGGAGAGCGAGACCGAGGAGTCCAACGAGAAGGAGTCGTCGCTCCAGATGGTGACCTCGCAGGACGCCTCCGAGGTGGCCGCGCTGCGTTCCCTGGGCTACGACGTGCCGCTGCGCCCACGGGTGATCGAGGTCGAGAAGGACATGCCCGCCACCGGCAAGCTGCGCAAGGGCGACTGGATCCTGGCCATCAACGACACCAGGATCACCGATGCCCAGCAGGTCGTCGACCTGATCGGTGCCTCGGAGCCCGGCCGCGACATCAGCGTGCGCGTGCGCCGCGGTGAGAAGCGCAAGACCTTCCAGATCGCGCCGAGGATGGTCGACAAGCAGGTCCGCCTGGGTTTCTCACAAGGCGTTCAGTACGACTTCCCCTTCGACATCGACATCCTGATCGATCCGGAGATCGGCGGCCCGAGCGCCGGCATGATGTTCGCGCTGGCGATCGTGGACACCCTCACCCCGGGATCCATGACCAACGGCCAGCACATCGCCGGGACCGGCACCATCGACGACAAGGGCAACGTCGGCCCGATCGGCGGCATCCAGCAGAAGATCCCGGCGGTGCGGGATGCCGGCGCCAAGTTGTTCCTGGTCCCCGCAGACAACTGTGCCGAGGCGTTGGGCGCCGACAACGGCGACGTACGCCTGGTCCGGGTGACGACGTTGAAGGACGCGATCGCATCGGTCGAGGCGTGGTCCGAGGACCCGGGCGCTGACCTGCCCAGCTGCGAGAAGGAGTAG
- a CDS encoding molybdenum cofactor biosynthesis protein MoaE → MTQSEIRDRVRLVDLREVRLDVDEVLASLDDETSGAVNLFVGRVRDHDGGRGVSALDYAAHPSALERLRDVCRQVAEEYDVTGVSAVHRVGSLAIGDAAVVVAAAAAHRGTAYDASRALIDRLKAEVPIWKQQSFVDGEQEWVGSP, encoded by the coding sequence ATGACGCAGTCAGAGATCCGCGACCGGGTTCGTCTCGTCGACCTGCGCGAGGTGCGGCTCGACGTGGACGAAGTGCTGGCCAGTCTCGATGACGAGACGTCGGGCGCCGTGAACCTCTTCGTGGGTCGGGTGCGAGACCACGACGGCGGACGCGGCGTGAGTGCCCTCGACTACGCAGCCCACCCCAGTGCCCTGGAGCGGTTGCGCGACGTGTGCCGGCAGGTCGCCGAGGAGTACGACGTGACCGGCGTCAGCGCCGTCCACCGGGTCGGGTCCCTGGCCATCGGCGATGCCGCGGTGGTCGTGGCCGCGGCCGCGGCGCACCGCGGGACGGCATACGACGCCTCCCGGGCTCTGATCGACCGCCTCAAGGCGGAGGTGCCGATCTGGAAGCAGCAGTCGTTCGTCGACGGTGAGCAGGAGTGGGTCGGCTCGCCCTGA
- a CDS encoding zinc-dependent metalloprotease: protein MTENPGDEPENPFKGTPFEQLFGAGGGSGMPDLNALMGQMQAMMAPHDGAVNWKLAGDIARRQVAQEPDPTPTQRQQDAVADAVRLADHWLDEACEFPSGVQSAAAWSRAEWIESTRDVWKVLVEPVADHVVGAMGNALPDEAKQMAGPLIGMLGQMGGAMFGSQVGSALGGLASEVLTASDIGLPLGPAGRAAVVSVNVEAFAEGLDVSADDVLLYLALREAAHQRLFAHVPWLREHLISAVADYGRGIAIDTSGIEEQMRNLNPTDPTAIQEALEGGLFEPKKTPAQEAALQRLETTLALVEGWVDEVVGQATSERMPAAAKMQEAVRRRRAAGGPGEQTFAALVGLELRPRRLRDASTLWGSLRSRHGTDARDAVWLHPDLLPTAADLDDPLGFREETAEPLTPSDDDFDAELAKLLDEGTSGDDSAT from the coding sequence ATGACTGAGAACCCCGGTGACGAGCCGGAGAACCCGTTCAAGGGCACCCCGTTCGAGCAGCTCTTCGGCGCCGGCGGCGGCTCCGGCATGCCCGACCTGAACGCCCTGATGGGGCAGATGCAGGCCATGATGGCGCCCCACGACGGTGCCGTGAACTGGAAGCTCGCCGGTGACATCGCCCGACGCCAGGTGGCCCAGGAGCCGGACCCGACCCCCACGCAGCGACAGCAGGATGCCGTGGCCGACGCTGTCCGCCTTGCCGACCACTGGCTCGACGAGGCCTGCGAGTTCCCCTCCGGCGTCCAGTCTGCGGCGGCGTGGAGTCGCGCCGAGTGGATCGAGTCCACGCGCGACGTGTGGAAGGTGCTGGTCGAACCCGTCGCCGACCACGTCGTCGGCGCGATGGGCAACGCCTTGCCCGACGAGGCCAAGCAGATGGCAGGTCCCCTGATCGGCATGCTCGGCCAGATGGGGGGCGCCATGTTCGGCAGCCAGGTCGGCAGCGCCCTCGGCGGGCTGGCCAGCGAGGTGCTCACCGCTTCCGACATCGGCCTTCCCCTGGGTCCTGCGGGCCGGGCCGCGGTGGTCTCGGTCAACGTCGAGGCCTTCGCCGAAGGGCTCGACGTCTCCGCGGACGACGTGCTGCTCTATCTCGCGCTGCGAGAAGCCGCCCACCAGCGACTCTTCGCCCACGTGCCGTGGCTGCGCGAGCACCTCATCTCCGCGGTTGCCGACTATGGTCGTGGCATAGCGATCGACACCTCGGGCATCGAGGAGCAGATGCGCAACCTCAACCCCACCGATCCGACGGCGATCCAGGAGGCGCTCGAGGGCGGCCTCTTCGAGCCGAAGAAGACACCCGCCCAGGAGGCGGCACTGCAGCGGCTCGAGACCACGCTGGCCCTGGTCGAGGGTTGGGTCGACGAGGTCGTCGGCCAGGCCACCTCCGAGCGGATGCCGGCCGCGGCCAAGATGCAGGAAGCCGTGCGCCGACGCCGAGCCGCCGGCGGACCCGGCGAGCAGACCTTCGCCGCACTGGTCGGCCTCGAGCTGCGCCCCCGGCGCCTGCGTGACGCGTCCACCCTGTGGGGTTCACTGCGCTCGCGCCACGGCACCGACGCCCGGGACGCGGTCTGGCTGCACCCGGACCTGTTGCCGACGGCCGCCGACCTCGACGACCCGCTGGGCTTCCGCGAGGAGACTGCCGAGCCGCTCACCCCGAGCGACGACGACTTCGACGCCGAGCTCGCCAAGCTGCTCGACGAGGGCACGAGCGGCGACGACTCCGCGACGTGA
- a CDS encoding NUDIX domain-containing protein yields the protein MTAQGVDQLHADALEVLRGWSAPDRAQELHRQRMLLHLETHPDGVRRQCFPDHLTAGTLVISDDGRQVLLNLHRKARRWFAFGGHCEPGDLTLGAVAHREALEESGLAEMDFDPVPVQLDVHAVPFCDSRGTVNHLDVRHVAVAPPDAAHAASLESLDVRWWPVDALPVELEDDMRDLVRLARARLGVA from the coding sequence GTGACCGCCCAGGGCGTCGACCAGCTGCATGCCGACGCACTCGAGGTGCTGCGCGGCTGGAGCGCGCCCGACCGGGCTCAGGAGCTGCACCGGCAGCGCATGCTGCTCCACCTGGAGACCCACCCCGACGGCGTACGACGCCAGTGCTTCCCTGATCACCTGACCGCCGGGACCCTGGTGATCTCCGACGACGGCCGTCAGGTGTTGCTCAACCTGCATCGCAAGGCCCGTCGTTGGTTCGCCTTCGGTGGTCACTGCGAACCGGGCGACCTGACCCTGGGCGCCGTGGCCCACCGGGAGGCACTCGAGGAGTCGGGCCTCGCCGAGATGGACTTCGATCCGGTCCCGGTGCAGCTCGACGTGCACGCCGTACCGTTCTGCGACTCCCGCGGCACGGTCAACCACCTCGACGTCCGCCACGTCGCCGTCGCTCCTCCGGACGCGGCACACGCCGCGTCACTCGAGTCGCTGGACGTGCGGTGGTGGCCCGTCGACGCGCTTCCCGTCGAGCTCGAGGACGACATGCGCGACCTGGTCCGTCTGGCCCGGGCCCGGCTCGGCGTCGCCTGA